Proteins co-encoded in one Ammoniphilus sp. CFH 90114 genomic window:
- a CDS encoding methyl-accepting chemotaxis protein, producing the protein MQFLYNMRISRKLLIVFSAICLIMGSVGYVGLYYLSESNSQLRSMYHERFLPVIQLMEVNKAFSENTVILMNAASIRQSAEALNTSIAKNLEIAKESIEAYSLLDLTKEEQNLLSSLQTLMIAYESNTLQTIDIAASGDQAALAMRLNGSSSQKKALEDTINALVEIQSKKSGELYELSDQQYVEARTIILAMVFGGIILAILFGTILTRIIVSPINQVKNRLQEMSNSGGDLTQRIKVTTNDEVGQLAREFNSMLDSIRNIIQEVLHHAKLVTATSNDLTERAVQTSQASEQIATAVKQIASGADTQVQSITETSVSMNQMSAGVQQIAANSLEVAATAKYTTQIAHTGRETIGHSMEKIETVTTTVVQSADMMKILGERSQSIGQIVDVITGIASQTNLLSLNAAIEAARAGEQGRGFAVVANEVRKLATESALAAQQISEMIKEIQTETTKVAEYMVKGTSEVQLGLAAAKEASNSFQQIHEAIGVVTKQITEVSAATEQMVAGTEDVLYSIQTIVNVAESATDETGKVHHSAEESRTLMNQIVSSASSMTAIAQDLQKLVGQFKV; encoded by the coding sequence TTGCAATTTCTTTATAATATGCGCATCTCAAGGAAACTACTCATTGTTTTCAGCGCAATCTGTCTAATTATGGGAAGTGTCGGCTACGTTGGTCTTTACTACCTCTCTGAATCCAACTCACAGCTGCGCTCAATGTACCACGAAAGATTTTTGCCTGTGATTCAACTTATGGAGGTTAATAAGGCCTTCTCGGAGAATACTGTCATCCTCATGAATGCTGCAAGCATAAGACAGAGTGCAGAAGCTTTGAATACTTCTATCGCCAAGAATCTCGAAATTGCAAAAGAAAGCATTGAAGCTTATAGCCTATTAGACCTAACTAAAGAAGAGCAAAACCTCCTCAGCAGTTTGCAGACGCTCATGATCGCTTATGAGTCCAATACCCTTCAAACGATTGATATTGCCGCTTCAGGTGATCAAGCTGCATTGGCCATGAGACTTAATGGTTCTTCCTCTCAGAAGAAAGCATTAGAAGACACCATTAATGCCCTCGTTGAAATCCAAAGCAAGAAGTCTGGTGAATTGTATGAGCTCTCTGATCAGCAATATGTTGAAGCAAGAACTATTATTCTAGCAATGGTTTTTGGCGGTATTATACTAGCTATCCTGTTTGGTACGATTCTAACTCGCATCATCGTTAGCCCCATCAACCAAGTAAAAAACCGTCTCCAAGAAATGTCCAATTCAGGAGGGGACCTCACACAACGAATTAAGGTTACTACCAATGATGAAGTAGGCCAATTAGCACGTGAGTTTAACTCTATGCTCGACAGTATAAGAAATATTATCCAAGAAGTGCTTCATCATGCCAAGCTGGTTACAGCAACCTCAAATGATCTTACCGAGAGAGCTGTTCAAACGAGCCAAGCCAGTGAACAGATCGCAACTGCAGTAAAACAGATTGCCTCTGGTGCTGATACTCAAGTTCAGAGCATAACAGAAACATCTGTCTCTATGAACCAAATGTCAGCTGGTGTTCAACAGATCGCAGCGAATAGCCTAGAAGTAGCGGCAACGGCTAAATACACCACACAAATCGCTCACACAGGTAGAGAGACGATCGGCCATTCGATGGAAAAAATTGAAACGGTTACAACAACGGTTGTTCAGTCGGCAGACATGATGAAGATACTTGGGGAACGCTCTCAGTCGATTGGACAAATTGTGGATGTTATTACGGGGATCGCTAGTCAGACCAACCTTCTTTCTCTGAATGCGGCAATAGAAGCCGCTAGGGCTGGTGAACAAGGTCGAGGATTTGCGGTTGTTGCCAACGAAGTTCGTAAGCTCGCCACGGAATCCGCCCTTGCGGCCCAACAGATCTCTGAGATGATCAAGGAAATTCAGACCGAGACAACAAAGGTTGCGGAATATATGGTGAAAGGGACATCCGAAGTTCAGCTTGGGCTTGCTGCAGCCAAGGAAGCTAGCAACTCCTTTCAACAGATTCATGAAGCCATTGGAGTCGTGACCAAACAAATTACAGAAGTTTCAGCCGCCACCGAGCAGATGGTTGCAGGAACGGAGGATGTTCTTTACTCCATCCAAACCATTGTAAACGTAGCAGAATCAGCAACGGACGAAACAGGAAAGGTGCATCATTCCGCTGAAGAGTCCCGAACCTTGATGAATCAAATCGTATCCTCTGCAAGTTCCATGACGGCTATCGCCCAAGATCTGCAAAAGTTAGTTGGACAATTTAAAGTATAA